In Vicia villosa cultivar HV-30 ecotype Madison, WI linkage group LG7, Vvil1.0, whole genome shotgun sequence, the DNA window GACCCGACTTCTCTCACATCTTTGGACACGGGATCGAAAATAACCATCATCGTTTTCAGaattaatatttttctaaaatattttaaataagagGAAACAATAGCATATATTTAATCATATAATGAGAGAGTATTGTAATTTAAACGTCtctaaaaaaatgtaatttattcatatttttctaaattacaataataatttaCTGTAGCATAGCCTTGTTAAGTTTACACGGACATGATTCAACCTCGCTCTTATCTTTACTtttcattttcaaaataattattcGTGAACACTTCTATTTCCTAAAATTTAGTAGAGTATTTAGATGCCTTTTCACATGTTAAAGATATTCTGACATTGACAGAGGAATTTAAATCCACTATCTTACTGTGTGTGAGTGAACATTctctgaaaataaaatagaagaaatgAAAAGGAGAGCAAACTTGGCCACCAAGAAATCTTTGTTTGGTCCCCAAGTAAATCCAAGTGCACTTCCACTGTTTCCTATTTTGTTTCTGTAGTCATGAAGAAACAGCTTATAAAACTATCCACGTGATATGTTGAATATCAATTCAAGTGAATGAAACAGACTGCTAAGAAAAACTTGCTTAAATTCCCATTCCCAGCAGCTGTAGAACAACTGAAAGAATGGTTTATCCAAAGGAACCGGCGAAGATAAGGTGGGGAGAATTGGAAGAAGATGTCGGGGAGGATCTCGATTTCCTGCTACCACCATGCCAGGTGATAGGACCTGACGAAAATGGAATCAAGAGAGCTATTGAGTACGAATTCGACGAGGATGGTAACATGGTTAAAATTACAACAATCACCCGCACGCGCAAACTCGCCAACATGCGTATAAGTAAGCGCGCCATAGAGCGACGTAACTTGCCTAAATTTGGCGACGCGGTTCATGAAGATAGCAGTAGTCACCTTACTATGGTTTCTACTGAAGAAATACTTCTCGAACGCCCTAAGCCTATTGGTATATCTCTAACAGCGGATGCATCCGGTTCAACCAATGGTGTATATGTACCTCGCTGCATGAGAGGTAGTGCAACTGCAGACAGGATTGTAGAGTCAGGTATGAGGCGGAGGAACGATGAGAATTCTGTGCGAGTAAACAATCTCTCCGAGGACACGAGGGAGCCGGATTTGTATGAGTTATTTCGACCTTTTGGTTGTGTGAGGAGGGTTTATGTTGCTATTGATCAAAAGAGTGGCACGAGTAGGGGGTTTGGGTTTGTTAACTTTGTGAGCAGGGAAGATGCTGGGAGAGCTATTAACAAACTCAATGGATATGGCTATGATAATCTCATCCTGAGGGTTGAATGGGCCACCCCAAGAACAACATAAAAATGTCCAGGATCATTTGTTTCCTTTGaggtgttttattattatttaaaagtgAATGTTAACTCAAGATCACTAGTTGGTTGTATAATATAATCATTAGAATAAGAGTTGTGCAACGGATCTTAATTCTTAAACGTATATAGTGAAATATGTGAAAATGGCTTTGATCAGACAAAATTACACTTGAGGTCATTTAACTTTGTCTCTTATATGATGAtagtattagattttttttttccttctttttgagGTGTTCCTATAAccaaaattgaattttatttatttattcatggaACAGTATAAGTGTATCTGATCTATGTTATTTAATAATActaaagagag includes these proteins:
- the LOC131616658 gene encoding uncharacterized protein LOC131616658 — translated: MVYPKEPAKIRWGELEEDVGEDLDFLLPPCQVIGPDENGIKRAIEYEFDEDGNMVKITTITRTRKLANMRISKRAIERRNLPKFGDAVHEDSSSHLTMVSTEEILLERPKPIGISLTADASGSTNGVYVPRCMRGSATADRIVESGMRRRNDENSVRVNNLSEDTREPDLYELFRPFGCVRRVYVAIDQKSGTSRGFGFVNFVSREDAGRAINKLNGYGYDNLILRVEWATPRTT